A section of the Solitalea canadensis DSM 3403 genome encodes:
- a CDS encoding TolC family protein, whose translation MKLKFIALTGLLGLSQIALAQVLPLSNALDRSVQNYQTIKAKEAMAKAAEENIQFQKYQDVPDITFQAQQNYGTINAQNGPLYSYGGLGAASTSMPLAEQNWNAAFGSLYLANVNWNLFSFGRIKNQVAVAESEYQTATRDLDQELFQHKIKVTAAYLNLLASQRIKFVQEKNMERAKVFLSTTVSRAQSGLIPEVDASLAKAEVSNAQSAQIKAYDKELDYSKNLAVLLGDSFQTYVLDSVFTTKTPLVLSDHQTEADKHPYLLYQKSKIEQSQSNEKYVKTNKLPSLMAFGVLQGRGSGFEWNYVQDNNAYSNSYWKGAQISRGNYLIGLTLSWNITNAFRYSTKAKEQKFQTSALQNNYDLLKEDLSAQALLASAKYANAVKDLDESNIQVKAASDAYRQHMALYTNGLTTIVDLTQSHYLLNRAEIDHEIAQNNVWQALLLKAAAQGDLTVILNAIPNK comes from the coding sequence ATGAAATTAAAATTCATTGCGTTGACTGGCCTATTGGGGTTAAGCCAAATTGCGCTTGCTCAAGTTTTGCCATTGTCAAATGCACTCGACCGTTCTGTTCAGAACTATCAGACCATAAAAGCAAAAGAGGCTATGGCAAAAGCCGCTGAAGAAAATATTCAGTTTCAAAAATATCAGGATGTACCGGATATTACTTTTCAGGCACAACAGAATTATGGAACTATCAATGCGCAAAACGGACCATTATACAGCTATGGAGGTTTAGGCGCTGCCTCAACTTCAATGCCGCTGGCAGAACAAAATTGGAATGCTGCATTCGGTTCCCTTTATCTTGCCAATGTTAACTGGAACCTGTTTTCCTTCGGGCGAATTAAAAATCAAGTAGCTGTTGCTGAATCCGAGTATCAAACCGCAACAAGAGATCTCGATCAGGAATTATTTCAACATAAGATAAAAGTTACCGCGGCTTACTTAAATCTTCTGGCAAGCCAGCGAATCAAGTTCGTACAGGAGAAAAATATGGAACGCGCTAAGGTGTTTTTGTCGACAACAGTAAGTCGGGCTCAAAGTGGTTTAATTCCTGAAGTAGATGCTTCACTTGCCAAAGCAGAAGTTTCGAATGCTCAATCTGCTCAAATTAAGGCTTACGATAAGGAATTGGATTATTCCAAGAATCTCGCAGTATTGTTGGGAGATTCTTTCCAGACGTATGTCCTCGACAGTGTTTTTACAACTAAAACACCTTTGGTTTTATCCGATCATCAAACTGAAGCAGACAAGCACCCTTATTTACTCTATCAAAAAAGTAAAATCGAACAGAGTCAGTCCAATGAAAAATACGTTAAAACTAATAAGCTGCCCAGCTTAATGGCATTTGGAGTATTGCAAGGACGTGGATCGGGCTTCGAATGGAATTATGTGCAGGATAATAATGCCTACTCAAATTCCTATTGGAAAGGCGCCCAAATTAGTCGAGGAAATTACCTGATCGGACTTACCCTTAGCTGGAATATTACTAATGCATTCCGCTATTCAACAAAGGCTAAAGAGCAAAAATTCCAGACCTCTGCCTTACAAAACAATTATGACTTGTTAAAAGAAGACTTATCTGCACAAGCATTACTTGCATCGGCCAAATATGCGAATGCTGTTAAAGATTTGGATGAAAGCAACATACAGGTAAAAGCAGCATCAGATGCGTATCGTCAGCACATGGCGCTTTATACTAATGGTTTAACCACCATTGTTGATCTTACTCAATCGCATTATTTGTTAAACAGGGCTGAGATAGACCATGAAATTGCCCAGAATAATGTATGGCAAGCCTTGCTTTTAAAAGCGGCTGCCCAAGGCGACCTAACAGTTATTTTAAACGCTATCCCTAATAAATAA
- a CDS encoding HYC_CC_PP family protein, whose protein sequence is MNRFFVILLSFLHLVLSTGFTTSVHFCKGVRQEANIFNHVNPDSPCPVCVAKYNQKQKKKNCCKHEKQLVKLSAEVKKTAPLDIKFKVWGFAIPNQLIGTVFDSEVIADQNTACYTPSDTPVPGNPLYILHCVYRI, encoded by the coding sequence ATGAATCGTTTTTTTGTCATATTACTCAGCTTCCTGCACCTGGTATTGTCGACCGGCTTTACCACAAGTGTGCATTTTTGTAAGGGAGTACGACAAGAGGCTAACATCTTTAACCATGTTAATCCGGATTCACCCTGCCCTGTTTGTGTAGCAAAGTATAATCAGAAACAGAAGAAGAAAAACTGCTGCAAACATGAGAAACAGCTGGTAAAGCTTAGCGCAGAGGTAAAAAAGACGGCTCCGCTTGATATAAAATTCAAAGTTTGGGGCTTTGCGATTCCCAATCAACTAATAGGGACTGTTTTTGACAGCGAAGTAATTGCTGATCAAAACACTGCCTGTTATACCCCTTCTGATACGCCTGTTCCGGGCAACCCTCTCTACATTTTACATTGCGTTTATAGGATTTAG
- a CDS encoding DUF6377 domain-containing protein, translating into MKNTLLLILVLFAAIASKAQSKDDPVLEELNNAVNNKQQYVHEKELRITSLKKVRSGATSLLQEYQINKSLHDEYKKFKLDSAIRYVTRNVEIAGLLKRNDLSDAAKIQLATLFSFTGKYRESEQILGGINKQHLPKEQLTPYFEAYFRFFEHYATNSNSYWETYIRKIRNYRDSLTAVSDPSSLSYKIHSEEKNIENGQLDSSEKKLLELLQVTKHDNPDYAMVAYLLGNIYQLKQNDVLAKKYFAISATADIRNAVKDQASIQVLSQIYYKEGNIDEAYKLVKSAIEDAVFCNVQFRTTQLSAFYTIINTAYLDKEAERKSQLKVYLFSISVLSVFLLMAIAYVYKQMKKVSRIKEELFATNEKLAQLNKEITCANEQLNERNAELSESNHIKEEYIAHFFDLCSTYINKLEGYRKELNKKVSDKKLEELFKMLKSTTVVDNELEELYSNFDTIFLNLYPTFVKDFNSLLIADEQVILKQGELLNTELRIFALIRLGITDSVKIAAFLRYSLSTIYNYRTKARNKAIVSRDEFEKMVMRIGSIPAKVN; encoded by the coding sequence ATGAAAAACACGTTATTGTTAATTCTGGTGCTATTTGCTGCAATTGCAAGTAAGGCTCAATCTAAAGATGATCCGGTTTTAGAGGAGCTTAACAATGCTGTTAATAACAAGCAGCAATATGTGCATGAAAAAGAATTAAGAATTACGAGTTTAAAAAAAGTGAGATCAGGTGCTACTTCCTTATTGCAAGAATACCAGATCAATAAAAGCCTGCATGATGAGTATAAAAAGTTCAAATTAGACTCAGCTATCCGATATGTAACCCGAAACGTTGAAATTGCCGGATTATTAAAGCGAAACGATTTAAGTGATGCAGCTAAGATTCAGCTGGCTACCTTATTCTCCTTTACCGGAAAATATCGGGAATCTGAACAAATTCTTGGTGGCATTAATAAACAACATCTTCCTAAAGAACAGCTTACGCCATACTTTGAGGCTTATTTTCGATTCTTTGAACATTATGCCACCAACAGCAACAGTTATTGGGAAACCTATATTCGTAAGATTAGGAATTACCGTGATTCACTGACTGCAGTTTCTGATCCCTCATCTCTTAGCTATAAGATCCATTCGGAGGAAAAGAATATTGAGAACGGACAATTAGATAGTTCTGAGAAAAAACTGCTTGAACTGTTGCAGGTAACCAAGCACGATAATCCTGACTATGCAATGGTCGCTTATCTGTTAGGTAATATTTATCAGTTAAAGCAAAATGATGTGCTGGCGAAAAAATACTTCGCAATTTCTGCTACGGCTGATATCAGGAATGCGGTAAAAGATCAGGCTTCTATTCAGGTACTTTCCCAGATCTATTATAAAGAAGGTAATATTGATGAAGCTTATAAACTGGTAAAATCGGCTATTGAAGATGCCGTTTTTTGTAATGTACAATTTCGGACAACCCAATTGTCTGCCTTTTATACCATTATCAATACAGCCTATCTTGATAAAGAGGCCGAACGCAAAAGTCAGCTGAAGGTTTATCTTTTCTCCATTAGTGTTTTGTCGGTATTTCTGCTTATGGCAATAGCTTACGTTTATAAGCAGATGAAGAAAGTTTCGCGAATTAAGGAGGAACTCTTTGCTACCAATGAAAAATTAGCCCAACTGAATAAGGAAATTACCTGTGCTAATGAGCAGTTGAATGAGCGGAATGCCGAGCTTTCGGAGTCTAACCATATTAAGGAAGAATACATTGCTCATTTTTTTGATCTATGCTCAACTTATATCAATAAGCTGGAAGGTTATCGAAAAGAATTGAATAAGAAAGTAAGCGACAAAAAACTGGAAGAGTTGTTCAAAATGCTGAAATCAACTACTGTTGTTGATAATGAATTGGAGGAGCTTTACAGTAATTTCGATACTATTTTTCTAAATCTGTATCCAACCTTTGTTAAAGATTTTAATTCATTACTGATTGCTGATGAACAAGTAATTCTGAAACAGGGAGAACTGCTGAATACCGAGTTACGCATTTTTGCACTAATACGTCTTGGTATTACCGACAGTGTAAAGATCGCAGCGTTCTTACGCTATTCATTAAGTACTATCTATAATTACCGCACTAAAGCCCGCAACAAAGCGATTGTTTCCCGTGATGAATTTGAAAAAATGGTGATGCGCATAGGTTCCATTCCCGCAAAGGTGAATTAG
- the dinB gene encoding DNA polymerase IV yields the protein MPSNRHIVHLDLDTFFVSVERLKNNAFNGKPLLIGGSSDRGVVASCSYEARQFGVSSAMPMRMARLLCPDAIVVRGDMEEYSRHSNIVTEIIKSRAPIVEKASIDEHYLDLTGMDKFFGCQKWTHELRDYVIKNTGLPISMGLSVNKTVAKVATGEAKPNGEKNIEQVEVRPFLNPLSIKKIPGVGAKTYVQLRNMGVETIYTLSQIPPDLMHKVLGENGISLWQKANGIDETPVIPFSERKSISTESTFDKDTTNIEYLNQLLTKMVMELAFQLRKECRLTSCVTVKLRYSNFDTETKQLRIPYTALDKTLIDIAKSLFQTLYSRRMLIRLIGVRFSHLVSGFEQIDLFAESIEQYNLCQAMDKIRRRFGEKSITVAGAANFIKE from the coding sequence ATGCCTTCGAATCGTCATATCGTCCATTTGGATCTGGATACATTTTTTGTTTCCGTTGAACGATTGAAGAACAATGCGTTCAACGGGAAACCCCTTTTGATCGGTGGCTCCTCAGATCGTGGAGTTGTCGCTTCCTGTAGTTATGAAGCCCGACAGTTTGGTGTGAGTTCGGCTATGCCGATGAGGATGGCCCGGTTGCTTTGTCCGGATGCCATTGTTGTAAGAGGTGATATGGAGGAATATTCACGCCATTCCAATATCGTTACAGAAATAATCAAATCCAGGGCACCTATAGTAGAGAAAGCTTCCATTGATGAACACTACCTGGACCTCACAGGTATGGATAAGTTTTTTGGCTGTCAGAAATGGACGCATGAGTTACGTGATTATGTCATTAAAAATACGGGGCTGCCAATTTCTATGGGTTTGTCTGTAAACAAAACGGTGGCAAAAGTTGCGACCGGTGAAGCCAAGCCAAATGGAGAAAAAAATATTGAACAGGTTGAGGTAAGACCTTTTCTGAATCCTCTTTCAATAAAGAAAATACCTGGAGTAGGAGCCAAAACATATGTACAGCTTCGTAATATGGGAGTGGAAACTATTTACACGCTTTCCCAGATTCCTCCCGATTTAATGCACAAGGTTTTAGGTGAAAATGGTATTTCGCTCTGGCAAAAAGCCAACGGCATTGATGAAACTCCTGTTATTCCTTTCTCGGAACGCAAATCGATAAGCACTGAGTCCACCTTTGATAAGGATACAACGAATATTGAATACTTAAATCAATTGCTTACCAAGATGGTAATGGAACTGGCGTTTCAACTTCGAAAAGAATGTCGGTTGACCTCATGCGTAACGGTTAAACTTCGTTATTCAAACTTCGATACAGAAACAAAACAGCTTCGAATTCCCTATACGGCATTAGATAAAACGTTGATCGATATTGCTAAGTCCTTGTTTCAAACACTTTACTCCCGCCGCATGCTTATCAGGCTGATTGGCGTCCGGTTTTCTCATTTGGTTTCCGGGTTTGAACAAATAGATCTTTTTGCCGAATCGATTGAACAATATAATTTATGCCAGGCTATGGATAAGATCAGGCGACGGTTTGGGGAGAAATCGATCACTGTAGCCGGTGCAGCTAACTTTATTAAGGAGTGA
- a CDS encoding DNA polymerase III subunit alpha, producing MQLTLLRSEHKTGGEMYLNCHSSYSLRYGVLSVERLIELAKLHKVECLSLTDINNSTGAWEFGKLCRDAGIKPVIGIEFHHEGRLLYIGIAKNMEGFRELNEFLTTYNLSKKTLPVRPVDFPNAYVIYPWNNQTFRELSENEFIGIRATDVNKLFGKQLLPVKHKLLALHPVTFENKSGRFLHAHLRAIDFNTLLSKLDRDDVAAADECFVSLDELRKTFDGYPFLLKNTELLLNSCSIDFDFEESKNRKTFTGNNYEDKELLRKLAFEGLEYRYGKHNKVAGERILHELSIIDNMGFASYYLITHDIISYTISRGFYHVGRGSGANSIVAYCLKITDVDPVDLDLYFERFLNPKRSSPPDFDIDYSWDERDAVHDYIFKKYGRDHTALLGTMSTFKSNSIIRELGKVYGLPKEEIDELADFPEKVGNRNDLTRKILSLGSLMTNMPNQRSIHAGGVLISEKPLTYYTALDLPPKGLPTVQWDMYAAEDIGFEKFDILSQRGIGHIKESVDIVQQNCGVKVDIHNISLIKEDKKVKEQLKSGDSIGCFYIESPAMRGLLKKLTCDNYLTLVAASSIIRPGVAKSGMMRQYIQRFHQPDQIEYLHPIMKEQLSETFGVMVYQEDVLKICHHYAGLDLADADVLRRAMSGKYRSRKELERIIQRFFENSKELGRPEDITKEVWRQVESFAGYSFSKAHSASFAVESFQSLYLKTYYPKEFMVAVINNFGGFYRTWVYVHEARRAGCTILLPCVNRSETHTTISGSDVYLGFVHVGNLEEKMAKLIPQERKKNGAYSSLEELIERTGITLQQAILLIRVDAFRFTGKSKKQLLWEVYGYLGYKHEKQDVQKLFLPEAKEFRLPELINTTLENTFDEIELLGFPVTQSHFDLLQTRQRGDVMAKDLISHVGEIVRMIGNFVAQKSVKTVKGHMMYFGTFFDVKGDFFDTVHFPDSAKEYPFRGGGCYLMQGKVVEEFGFASLEIIKFYKLPTVKDPRY from the coding sequence GTGCAGCTAACTTTATTAAGGAGTGAACATAAAACAGGAGGTGAAATGTATCTTAACTGTCATAGCTCCTATAGTCTAAGGTATGGAGTACTATCTGTCGAGCGTCTTATTGAGCTGGCAAAACTTCATAAAGTAGAATGCTTGTCGCTAACTGATATTAATAACTCTACCGGAGCCTGGGAATTTGGTAAATTATGCAGGGATGCCGGAATTAAACCGGTAATAGGGATCGAATTTCATCATGAAGGCCGTCTGCTTTATATTGGTATAGCGAAGAATATGGAAGGTTTCCGTGAACTGAATGAATTTCTGACGACTTATAACTTATCAAAAAAAACACTTCCTGTTCGTCCCGTTGATTTTCCTAACGCTTATGTGATCTACCCATGGAACAATCAAACGTTTCGGGAATTAAGTGAAAATGAATTTATTGGAATAAGGGCCACCGATGTGAATAAGCTCTTTGGGAAACAGTTGCTGCCTGTAAAACATAAACTTTTGGCACTTCATCCGGTTACTTTTGAAAATAAAAGCGGGCGTTTTTTGCATGCGCATTTACGTGCTATAGATTTCAATACACTGTTGTCAAAGCTTGATCGTGATGATGTTGCGGCTGCCGATGAGTGCTTTGTATCCCTTGATGAACTAAGAAAAACATTTGATGGCTATCCTTTTCTGCTAAAGAATACGGAACTGCTCTTAAACAGCTGTTCGATCGATTTTGATTTTGAAGAATCAAAGAATCGTAAAACATTTACCGGAAATAACTATGAGGACAAGGAATTGCTGCGGAAGCTTGCTTTTGAGGGGCTGGAGTATCGTTATGGCAAGCATAATAAGGTTGCTGGTGAACGAATCTTGCATGAACTTTCGATCATTGATAATATGGGGTTTGCTTCTTACTATTTAATTACCCATGATATCATCAGTTACACGATTTCAAGAGGTTTTTATCATGTAGGGAGAGGCTCCGGCGCTAATAGTATTGTTGCCTATTGCTTGAAAATTACGGATGTAGATCCCGTTGATCTCGATCTGTATTTTGAACGTTTTTTAAATCCGAAACGTTCATCTCCTCCCGATTTTGACATTGATTATTCCTGGGATGAACGGGATGCAGTGCACGATTATATTTTTAAGAAGTACGGTCGTGATCATACAGCATTATTGGGCACCATGTCCACTTTTAAAAGTAATTCGATTATCCGGGAGCTTGGCAAAGTATACGGTTTGCCTAAAGAAGAGATCGATGAACTGGCAGATTTTCCCGAAAAGGTAGGAAACCGAAATGACCTGACTCGTAAAATCCTCTCCTTAGGAAGCTTAATGACCAACATGCCCAATCAGCGTTCTATACATGCTGGGGGAGTGTTAATTTCGGAAAAGCCGTTGACTTATTATACCGCTTTGGATTTGCCTCCGAAAGGATTACCTACCGTACAATGGGATATGTATGCAGCAGAAGACATTGGTTTTGAGAAATTCGATATTTTAAGTCAGCGAGGTATTGGGCACATTAAAGAGTCGGTAGATATTGTACAACAGAATTGTGGGGTGAAGGTTGATATTCATAACATTTCTTTGATTAAAGAGGATAAGAAAGTAAAAGAGCAGCTTAAATCAGGCGATAGTATTGGTTGTTTTTACATTGAAAGTCCGGCTATGCGTGGACTCTTAAAAAAACTTACCTGCGACAATTACCTCACGTTGGTGGCTGCAAGTTCAATTATTCGTCCCGGAGTAGCTAAATCCGGAATGATGCGACAATACATTCAACGTTTTCATCAACCAGACCAGATTGAATACCTGCATCCGATCATGAAAGAACAATTGTCGGAAACTTTTGGCGTGATGGTTTACCAGGAAGATGTATTAAAGATTTGTCATCATTATGCAGGTTTGGATCTGGCAGATGCAGATGTACTACGCAGAGCAATGAGCGGTAAGTATCGTTCGAGGAAAGAGTTAGAACGTATTATTCAACGGTTTTTCGAGAACAGTAAAGAACTAGGCCGGCCCGAAGACATTACAAAAGAAGTTTGGCGACAGGTGGAGTCATTTGCCGGATATAGTTTCTCAAAAGCACACTCTGCCTCTTTTGCTGTTGAAAGTTTTCAAAGCCTGTACCTGAAAACATATTATCCGAAGGAGTTCATGGTAGCCGTAATCAATAACTTTGGTGGGTTTTATCGTACATGGGTGTATGTGCATGAAGCGCGGCGTGCGGGTTGTACTATTTTGCTGCCTTGTGTAAACCGAAGCGAAACACATACCACTATCAGCGGCTCAGATGTTTACCTTGGGTTTGTTCACGTGGGTAATCTGGAAGAAAAAATGGCAAAGCTGATTCCTCAGGAACGGAAAAAGAACGGAGCATACAGTTCTCTGGAGGAGCTTATTGAACGAACTGGAATTACTCTTCAACAGGCTATACTCCTGATCCGGGTGGACGCATTTCGATTTACGGGCAAAAGCAAAAAACAGTTGCTGTGGGAGGTGTATGGTTATTTAGGATATAAACATGAAAAACAAGATGTGCAAAAATTGTTTCTACCCGAAGCAAAGGAGTTCCGCTTGCCCGAACTGATTAACACAACACTTGAAAATACATTTGATGAAATAGAGCTGTTGGGTTTTCCTGTTACTCAGTCGCATTTCGACCTATTACAAACCCGGCAAAGAGGTGATGTGATGGCTAAAGACCTGATCAGTCATGTTGGAGAGATTGTTAGAATGATTGGGAATTTTGTCGCACAGAAATCAGTAAAAACGGTTAAAGGGCATATGATGTATTTTGGAACCTTTTTTGACGTGAAGGGAGATTTCTTTGACACTGTACATTTTCCTGATTCGGCAAAAGAGTATCCATTCAGGGGAGGAGGGTGTTACTTAATGCAAGGTAAAGTAGTGGAAGAGTTTGGTTTTGCAAGTCTCGAAATAATTAAATTCTATAAGTTGCCTACAGTGAAAGACCCACGGTATTAG